The Vibrio sp. NTOU-M3 genomic sequence TACCCTTAATTTCAGTAGTAGCGAGCGGTCTGAGCAATGAACGCGAAAATACTTGTTGTCGATGATGATCAAGAAATTAGGGAACTGTTAGATGAATACCTAACAAAAACAGGCTATCAGGTGATGGCGGTTGCTGATGGGGAACAGTTGAGAAAACACCTGGATAATCACGGTTTTCCTGATTTGATCCTATTGGATGTCATGCTTCCGGGTGATGACGGCTTTACGCTGTGCCAACAGGTGCGACGAGAGTCAAGTGTCCCGATTATTATGCTAACGGCGGTCTCGGACGATACTGATCAAATTATTGGCTTAGAAATTGGTGCTGATGATTATATTGCCAAGCCATTCAACCCACGTCATTTAACGGCTCGGATTAAAGCGGTGTTAAGACGAGTTCAATTACCAGAAGAGAAGCCAAGCGACAGTTTACCCAAGCAAATCACCTTTGGTGACTGGCAATTGGATACTTTGGCTCACCGAATTACTCACCTTGAGAATCAGCAAACCCATGACTTATCTGGCAGTGATTTTGCGTTGCTTATGCTGTTCTTAAATCGCCCGAATGAAGTGTTGGATCGCGATACCATTTCTTTTGCAACGAGAGGTCGTGAAGCCTTGCCATTTGAGCGCGGAATTGATGTGCAGTTAAGCCGTTTGCGCCAGAGATTGGGCGACAGTGGTAAGTACCCGCAATACATAAAAACCATGCGTGGGAATGGGTACATTTTAGCAGTGCCGGTCAGCTATGAACATTAATCCATGGCGCTGGTTGAAAAGCTTGAAGCCCAATTCTTTGGTGTCAAGAACGTTGGGGCTGACCTTGTTGGCTGTATTACTGGCGCAAGGGATAGCAACAGCGATTTGGTATAGCGAATCAAAACAAAAAGAGCTGGCAGGGATTCGTGATGCATCTGAAAGCATGGCCAATATGTTTGCCTCCACCGTGACCTTTTTCCAATCTCTGCCGGTGCGCTATCGCCATATTGTGCTCGACCAAATCCGTAATATGGGTGGGACGCGCTTTTTCGTTTCTTTTAATAAAGATCAGCTGGTTGTAGAACCGATTGCCGACACTCAATTAAAAATGGCCTCGATAGCCGCCATTGAACAGGTCTTGAACAATAAACTTCCCAAGGCCTCTGCCATCTCAGTGGACTTTTCTCATCCAGATAATTTGCGTTTGCTGAAAAACGACATCTACTTGCATGATCTCCCTAAATCTTGGGCGCATCATACGCTTACCTTATCGCCGATTGACCCACCGGTCTTGGTGGTGCAAATCGAAATCGCACCGTCGGAGTGGGTTTATATTGCCGCGCTTTTGCCAGCGCCATACGTCACGCTTGATGACACGTTGATTGACAGGGAACAGATAGTGTTTTTGTTCCTCTCGACTACGATTTTACTCATTCTTACCTATTTATTGGTGCGTCGTCAGGTGAAGCCGCTTAAGCGTTTAGCCAAAGCAGCAAATGAAATGAGTATGGATATTGACCAGCTCCCAATCCAAGAAGATGGGGCCAGTGAGTTGGTGACGGCAACTCGGGCGTTTAATCGGATGCAGCAGCGGATCCGTCGTTATGTCGCCGACAGAGAACACTTGTTTTCTTCCATTTCTCACGACTTAAAAACTCCAATCACCCGGCTGCGCTTGCGAGCAGAACTGTTAGAAAGTGATGTGAAACGCAGCAAGTTTAACAAAGACTTAGATGAGCTGGAGATGATGGTGAAAGGGGCATTGCAGTGCGTTAAAGATACGGATATGCATGAAAATAATGCCTACATTGATCTTAATGACATGATCGATTCAGTCATCGAGCAGCATAACCAAGCGCAAGAGTGGGTGCACTTTACGCCAGTCAATATAGGGCTAGTGGTAGCAAAGCCATTGGCGATAAAGCGTGTGCTGAGTAATCTTATTGAAAATGCGGTTAAGTACGGTGGTGAAACCGAGGTGACGATTTCACGTTCTGAAGAGTGGATCACTGTAACGATAACTGATCAAGGACAAGGGATCCCAGAAGACAAATTAGAAGCGGTGTTCGAGCCGTATTTTCGCTTAGCCAAAGATGATAAAGGCCACGGTTTAGGGCTGGGAATTTGCCGTAATATTCTTCACGGACATGGCGGAGATCTCATTATTGATAACTTGCCAAATAGTGGTCTTCGGGCGCAAGTCTTTATTCCACCGGGGTTAGAGGTGTAGTGTAACAAACGTGTTACATTGGCATTACGGTTTGTTTCAATCAAAAAATTCTATTTGGATAGACTGGTTTTTGTACAGGCAAGAATGCTTGGGGTCAGAGAGCTGTCGGCCCAGTGTCTAATCCAATACATGGAAGATAACAATGAAAATGAACAAAACCCTACTTACTCTTTCGCTGATGTCTGTCGCCAGCTTTGCTCAAGCTGGTGAGGTCGAAGTACTACACTGGTGGACTGCTGGTGGTGAAGCGAAATCGGCTGCGGTACTCAAACAAATGCTCGAACAGCAAGGCCACACATGGAAAGATTTTGCGGTCGCTGGCGGTGGCGGTGAATCGGCCATGACGGTACTTAAAACACGCGCCGTATCAGGCAACCCACCATCAGCTGCGCAAATCAAAGGCCACGATATTCAAGAGTGGGGTGGCTTAGGCTTTCTCACTTCGCTTGATGCCACGGCAAAACAAGAAAATTGGGATGGCATTCTTCCATCGGTGGTAACCAAAGTGATGAAGTTTGATGGTGAGTACGTTGCAGTGCCGGTCAATGTTCACCGTGTAAACTGGATTTGGGCTAACCCAGAAGTATTGAAAAAATCGGGTGTTAGCCTACCGACCACAATGGATGAGTTCTTTGCCGCGGCAGAAAAAATCAAAGCAGCAGGGTTTGTACCATTGGCACATGGTGGTCAACCTTGGCAAGACGCTACGGTTTTTGAAGCGGTCGCGTTAGACGTTTTAGGTAGCGAAGACTACAACAAAGCCTTTGTTGACCTCGACATGGACGTCCTTTCTGGTGATAAAATGGTAGAAGTGTTCACTAAGTTCAAAAAAATCCGTGATTACATTGATGCTAATTCACCGGGACGTGATTGGAACGTCGCGACGTCGATGGTGATCAATGGTGAAGCCGCCATGCAAATCATGGGCGACTGGGCCAAAGGTGAGTTCAGTGCTGCCGGGAAAGTACCGGGTAAAGATTACATTTGTGCGCCAGCTCCGGGGACGGATGGTCAGTTCACATTTAACATCGATAGCTTTGCTTTCTTTGAGCTAAGCGATAAAGACAATCAAAAAGCGCAGCAAGATTTGGCGCGGACTATTCTGACGAAAGACTTCCAAGAAGTATTTAACCTCAACAAGGGTTCTATCCCGGTTCGTTTGGATATGGACATGGCGAAATTTGACCAATGTGCCCTCGATTCAATGGCGACCTTTAAAGCCAGCGCGAAATCAGGTGACTTGGTGCCAAGTATGGCGCATGGCCTATCGACCACCAGTTACGCACAAGGTGCGATTTTTGATGTGGTGACGAACTTCTTCAACGATCCAAAAGCGGATCCAAAACAAGCGGCGAAAAAGCTGGCTAAAGCGGTTAAAGCAGCCATTTAATTGGCCTGAACCACCGTACACCCCCAAGGGCGGTCAGGCTTGTGGGGAGCCTGTCTCGCCCTTTCCTTATCTGAGCCGGAACAATGCTCAGCATTAAAACGTAAGGATTCGTTATGGAGCATGTATTGAATCGGTCTGGCAAGAAGTCAGCACCGAAGTTCAGTTTTGCCGATAAGTTGCAACATTGGTTACCAAAAATCGTATTAGCACCTACGGTATTGGTCACTATTGTCTGCATCTATGGCTACATATTCTGGACAGCGGCGCTGTCGATGACCAACTCGCGCTTTTTACCAAGTTTCAACTTCATCGGTTTCGATCAGTATGAAAAGTTGATGGACAATGATCGCTGGATCACGTCGATCACCAACCTTGGTATTTTTGGATTGTTGTTCATGTTGGTCGCCATTGGACTGGGTGTGGGACTCGCGATTTTGCTGGATCAAAACATTCGTCAGGAAGGCGCGATTCGCACTATTTATCTCTACCCGATGGCGCTGTCGTTTATTGTGACCGGTACGGCGTGGAAATGGATTCTCAACCCGGGTCTTGGTATCGAAAAATTGATGCAAGATTGGGGATTCAGTGACTTTTCTTTTAACTGGCTGGTGGATTCCGAGATGTCGGTCTACACGCTGGTGATTGCGGCGGTGTGGCAGTCTTCCGGTTTTGTGATGGCCATGTTTTTGGCTGGGCTACGTGGCATTGATTCCTCCATCATCAAAGCGGCGCAAATCGATGGGGCGAGCCTACCCACCATTTATGGGCGCATTATCTTACCTTGCCTGCGTCCTGTATTTTTCAGTGCGGTGATCATCACCTCTCACATTGCGATTAAGAGTTTTGATTTAGTGACGGCAATGACCGCTGGCGGACCGGGCTATTCATCGGATTTACCTGCGTTATTTATGTACGCCCACTCATTTACTCGTGGTCAGATAGGTCTTGGTGCTGCGAGTGCTATGATGATGCTCGCTGGCATTCTGGCGATTCTAGTGCCGTACCTCTATTCCGAATTGAGGGAGAAAAAATCATGAGTAGTCAGATTAATTTCGCACGGCTGTTTATCTACAGCGCGTTAACCTTTTTCTGCTTAGTGTACCTGATGCCTCTGTTTGTCATGGTGATCACCTCGTTTAAAACCTTGCCAGATATTAAAGCGGGTAACTTGATGAGTTTGCCAAAAGAGTGGGTATTTGATGCTTGGTATAAGGCTTGGGATAGCGCGTGTACCGGCGTGAAATGTGAAGGGGTTAAAGGGTATTTCTGGAATTCATTTCAAATGGTGATCCCGGCGGTGGCGATTTCAACCCTATTGGGGGCATTTAATGGTTACGTTGTGACCAAATGGCAATTTCGTGGCTCAAACCTGTTTTTCAGCTTGTTACTGTTTGGGTGCTTTATCCCGTTTCAAGTCATCTTATTACCGATGGCAGCCGTGCTCGGGAAGCTGGGTTTAGCCAATACCACCACCGGGCTTGTGCTGGTGCATGTGATATACGGCATGGCTTTTACCACCTTGTTCTTCCGCAACTTCTATATCGGGGTCCCTGATGAACTGATCAAAGCCGCGAAGCTGGATGGCGCGGGTTTCTTCACCATCTTTTTCAAAATTCTGCTGCCGATCTCAACCCCGATCATCATGGTGACGGTGATCTGGCAGTTTACCGCGATTTGGAATGATTTCTTATTTGGTGTGGTGTATTCCGGCTCAGAAACCCAGCCAATTACCGTCGCGCTGAATAACTTAGTGAACACCAGTACTGGGGTGAAGGAATATAACGTTGATATGGCGGCCGCCATCATTGCCGCACTGCCGACGTTGTTGGTTTATGTTTTAGCAGGGAAATACTTTGTCCGTGGGTTAACAGCGGGATCAGTAAAAGGATAATTAACATGGCAACACTTGAACTTAAACAGATCCGCAAAACCTATCCAAAAGCGGATCAAGAGACTTTAAAAGGGATTGATATCAGCATCGACTCGGGAGAGTTTCTGATTTTGGTTGGCCCGTCGGGATGTGGTAAATCCACCCTAATGAACACCATTGCTGGGCTTGAAAATATTAGCTCTGGTGAGATTGTTATCGATGGCTTAGATGTGTCTCAAATTGAACCGAAAGATCGTGATATCGCCATGGTGTTTCAGTCTTACGCGCTGTATCCGAATATGACGGTGCGTGGCAACATCGAGTTTGGGCTAAAAATTCGCAAAATGCCGCAAGCGAAAATCGATGCAGAAGTACAGCGCGTGGCGGAAATGTTGCAAATTGACCACTTACTGGATCGTAAACCTTCCCAATTGTCGGGTGGTCAGCGTCAGCGAGTCGCAATGGGTCGAGCGTTGGCTCGTAAACCTAAATTGTATTTATTTGATGAGCCACTTTCGAACCTTGACGCCAAGCTTCGTGTGGAAATGCGCCATCAGATCAAACGCCTGCATCAGCAGCTCAATACCACTATTGTTTACGTCACGCATGATCAAATCGAAGCCATGACGTTAGCCGATCGTATCGCGGTGATGAAAGATGGCGTTTTACAACAGCTAGGGACGCCTCATGAGATATATACCAAACCAAACAATATGTTTGTTGCTGGTTTTATGGGGTCACCGTCAATGAACTTCATTAAAACCATGGTGGATTTAGATCAACAAGAGCAGCCAGTAATTAAAGTGAAGGGCAGCAACAATCAAGAGCATCACATTAAGCTTCCTGCGTCTATGCGTGAACAAGATGGCAAAGAGATCGTGATTGGACTTCGCCCTGAGCATATAACTGAAAAACAAAATCCTGAATCACAAGCAACCACTCAACTTGATATTCAATTAGAGGTTTTGGAACCCACAGGACCAGACACCATCGCGATGATTAAAGTCAATGATCAAGAAGTGGCGTGTCGCTTATCGCCAGAGTTTGATGTCCAAGTGGGGCAATTGGCAGGGCTGCATTTTGACTTAGATAAAGCCGTTTATTTTGACGCGCAAACAGAGCAACGCATCGACTTCTAATTCGAATTCGTACATCCTCAATCCGCAGCTTTAGTTGCGGTGCTTACGGGGGATAAACTGGTGTTGCTTGCCACTAGGTTGAGGATGTACCCCTTTCATTTGATTGTGATTACAAATTTATCAATAGCGTCTATGCTTATACATAGTGGTACGAGAGGTTTTTGCATGGCTGCAGGGTTATCGGTTTAAGTGGCACATCAACAACGTACCTACTAATCTTAGATGGAGGAGAGGGCATGGTTTAGTCTCCTTCCACTTGTCCCTCTCCTCACATTTATGAACTCCTGCTCTGCGGGTGGGAATTGTGTTAATTCCCACCCGTTTCTTTTTTATCATGGGTCATTTTCCACCCAAAATAGATGATGTACTTGTCTAACTTACCTCAATAAATCCCGCATTTTTCTTCTAACTAATTAAAAAATAACGAATGTTATTAAAATGTAAACTCTTGGTCTGTTCTTTGCTCTTTATTGATTATCAACACCCAAAGATGGGGTTGTTTCATTAATAAGGAGAATAACGATGTTTAAGCCTTTGACTCTACTGTCTGTATCTGCTGTCGCACTCACCAGTTTTAATGCAATGGCAAATTGTGATCCGGGTGAAACCGTCATTAAATTTAGCCATGTGACCAATACCGACAAACACCCAAAAGGCATTGCTGCTTCACTGCTGGAACAACGCGTGAATGAAGAGATGAATGGCAAGGTGTGTATGCAGGTGTTCCCAAACTCGACGCTTTATGATGACAACAAAGTGCTGGAAGCGCTGTTAAATGGTGACGTGCAACTTGCTGCCCCTTCTCTTTCCAAGTTTGAAAAGTTCACGAAAAAATACCGCATCTTCGATCTGCCATTTTTGTTTGAAGACGTAGCAGCGGTGGACCGTTTCCAAAACTCAGAATCTGGTGAAAAACTGAAAAATGCAATGAAGCGCCGCGGTTTACAAGGTCTGGCATTTTGGCATAACGGCATGAAACAAATGTCGGCAAATAAACCGCTACTTTCCCCTGCGGATGCCAAAGGGTTGAAATTCCGTGTTCAAGCTTCGGATGTTTTAGTAGCTCAATTTGAACAGCTTGGTGCCAACCCGCAGAAGATGTCATTTAAAGAAGTGTATGGCGGCCTACAAACCAAAGTTATTGATGGTCAGGAAAATACTTGGTCGAACATCTACGGTAAAAAGTTCTTCGAGGTACAAGACGGGATCACAGAAACCAATCACGGAATTCTTGATTACTTAGTTGTGACATCGAATGACTTTTGGAAAGGGCTACCAGCTGATCAGCGTGAGCAGCTAAACACCATTATCCAAGAGGTAACTCAGCAGCGTAATGCGGAATCTACAGCCGTGAACTTAGCCAATAAGAACAACATCATTGAAGCGGGTGGTGAAGTGCGCGCATTGACGCCAGAGCAACGCCAAGCTTGGGTAACGGCACTGCAGCCAGTATGGAAGAAGTTTGAAAAGGACATCGGTTCTGATCTGATTGAAGCGGCATTAGCTTCAAACAACTAAATCACTGAACAGGGGCTCTTCGTATCGGGAACGAGAGCTCCTGCTTTTCGGTGGCATGCAACATTATAATTAGAGCGAAGTAGTATATGGATCAGTCTATTTTTTCTAAGGTCGGAAAAGTAACCGATGCAATTGAGGAGAGCTTGATTGCATTCTTTCTTGGAGCGATGACGTTGCTGACATTTGCCAACGTGATTTTTCGCTACGTATTTAACGACAACATCCTTTGGGCATTAGAGCTTACGGTTTTCATGTTTGCTTGGATGGTGCTGGTTGGTGCGTCCTACGGCGTGAAAAAGCATTTCCACATTGGCGTCGATGTCATCATTAACCTTGCCCCAGATAACTTACGTAAAGTGTATGCGCTGTTGGCAGCGGCTTGCTGCTTAGCGTTTTCAATCTTGTTGCTTATTGGGTCATGGAATTATTGGTATCCGTTTGCCACTGAACGTGCGTGGTATGAAACCGACGATATTCCGATGCCTGAAATGCTGCAGTTTCTTGCGGATTGGCTCAACGAAGGCGAACGCTACGAAAAGTTACCCCGTTTTATTCCTTACATGGCATTACCGATCGGCATGGCTTTGCTGACGTTTCGCTTTCTTCAAGCCACGATTCAAATCGCGACGGGTAAACTTGATCGCTTGATTGCCGGCCATGAAGCAGAAGAAGATTTAGAGGCGTTAAAAGCCGATATGGCACAAGCTGGCGAGGCGATGGCGCCAAAATCTGATAACAATCAAAATGGCAAGGAGCGCTAAACCATGGATATTCTGATTTTATTCATAATGGTGATTGGTTTCATGCTTATTGGTGTGCCAATTGCTGTCTCTCTGGGACTATCCAGTATCCTCTTTTTGATGATGCACTCTGATGCCTCGTTGGCTTCCGTTGCTCAAACACTGTTTAACGCTTTTGCTGGGCACTACACCTTATTGGCGATCCCGTTTTTCATTTTGGCCTCCAGTTTTATGTCGACCGGTGGTGTAGCGAAGCGGATCATCCGTTTTGCTATTGCGATGGTTGGTTGGTTTCGCGGCGGCTTAGCGATGGCGTCGGTCGTGGCATGTATGATGTTTGCTGCGCTTTCAGGTTCTTCACCTGCAACGGTTGTGGCCATCGGTAGTATTGTCATTGCGGGGATGATCAAAAACGGCTACTCCAAAGAATTTGCCGCTGGGGTAATTTGTAACGCAGGTACGCTGGGGATTTTGATCCCGCCATCAATCGTTATGGTGGTGTATGCCGCGGCGACTGATGTGTCGGTGGGCCGAATGTTCTTAGGTGGCGTGATCCCGGGGCTTTTGGCGGGTGTGATGTTGATGATCGCGATTTATATCGCAGCCAGAGTGAAGAACTTACCTAAACAGCCATTTGTTGGTTGGAAGGAAATGTTTGATTCTGCTAAAGACGCCAGTTGGGGTTTATTGCTGGTGGTGATCATCCTAGGTGGGATTTACGGGGGGGTGTTTACCCCAACGGAAGCCGCTGCCGTGGCCGCGGTGTACTCTTTCTTAATTGCTAACTTTGTTTACAAAGACATGGGCCCGTTTGCTGATCAGCAGAACACTAAGCCGATGTTGGTGAAAGTGTTGCAAGCTTTTGTCCACAAAGACACCAAACACACGCTTTACGAGGCGGGTAAGCTCACCATTATGCTGCTGTTTATCATCGCCAATGCGCTGATCTTAAAGCACGTGCTGACAGAAGAGCGCATCCCTCAAATGATCACGGAATCGATGCTTTCAGCTGGTCTTGGCCCAATCACCTTCTTGATTGTGGTGAACTTATTGCTGCTAATTGGTGGCCAATTTATGGAACCTTCAGGGCTATTGATCATCGTTGCCCCTTTGGTTTTCCCAATTGCGATCGCACTCGGTATTGATCCAATTCATCTTGGCATCATGATGGTGGTGAATATGGAAATCGGCATGATCACCCCGCCTGTTGGTCTCAACTTGTTTGTGACCGCCGGGGTTGCCAAAATGTCGATGATGCAAGTGGTGAAAGCTGCATTGCCATGGGTTGCGGTGATGTTCTTGTTCTTGATTATCGTGACGTATGTGCCTTGGGTATCCACTTGGTTACCGACGACCTTGATGGGACCAGAGATCATCACTAAGTAGTCTCGTTTCACTTAAAAGCCCCGGTCATGTGACTGGGGCTTTTTGGTTGACGCTAAGAAGCAATAACCACGGGATGACCATATTCTGGGTGAGGTATCACCGCGACTCTGTGGTGATAGACCTGTTCAATGATATCTACTTGCAATGCTGATGCAGGTGGGGCATCGGCGACAATGTTTCCTTGATTCAAAAGCACCAATCTGTCTGCGTATTGTGCCGCCAGATTCAAATCATGCAACACGGCAACAACCGTTGCACCTGCTTTGGCTAAAGATTGTGCCAGAGCAAGTGTGCTGTGTTGGTGGTGAATATCCAGAGCCGAGGTTGGTTCATCCAGTAACAGGATTTTGTTATTGCCACTTTGATGCAACTGAGTCAGTACTCGGGCGAAATGAACGCGTTGTTTTTCACCGCCTGAAAGAGTGGGGTAGGCGCGCTGAGCTAAGTGGAGCACGTCGGTTCGTGTCATGTTGTCTTGCACCACTTGAGCAAGTTCAGTGTTACTTATGGTGAGGCCAATACCGCCAAGTGCTACTACTTCTCTGGCGGTAAAATTAAATGACAATGAACTGTTTTGAGGCAGTACCCCCAGATGTTTTGCCAGTGTGCTCGTTGGCCAAGTGTCACGCGGTTGGCCAAACACCTCGAACTGCCCCTGTGCTGCAAGCTCTCCAGTTAACGCTTTCAGCAACGTGCTTTTGCCAGTGCCATTTGGGCCGAGCAATGCAGTAAATTCGCCGCGGTTTAGGGTAAGGTCGATATCTTGTAAAACATCTCGGCCACCTAAAGACACGGAGAGTTGCTGAATCGCTACGGTTTGTTGGCCTTGATATAAAATTCCTTGCTCAGGTTGATTTTGCTTGATCTGATTAAATACGGCAAACATCAGAGGCGTCCTTTTTGTTTGATCAGCAACCAGACGAAAAATGGCGCACCGAGTAAGGCAGTAACGATACCCACTGGCATATCCAATGGGGCAACCACAGTCCGAGCCATCATATCGGCTATTAAAAGCAATAGTGCACCCATCAGCAAAGTCACGGGCAACAGCGATTTATAATTTGGCCCAATCATCATGCGTGCCAAGTGAGGCACGATCAAACCAATAAAACCAATCATGCCACTTAGCGCGACGGTGACCCCAACACCTGCGGCTGCAAGGATAATGAGCCTGCGTTTTAGTGCTTGAACATTAATACCCATATGACGAGCTTCGGCTTCGCCAAGTAGTATGGCATTGAGCTTATTGGCATCGCGGTAATACACCACAAATAATATCAGTAAAGTGCTAAACGCAAGCCATAAGCCTTTGGGATTGGCGCCTGCCAATGATCCCATGGTCCATAAAGAGAGATCGCGCAGTGCTTGGTCATCGGCAAAGTAATTGAGTAGGCCCAAGGCCGCGCCTGCTAATGCTGAAATCGCTACACCAGCAAGCAACATCATGGTAACGGAGGTGCCTGTGCTTCCAGTGCCAAGTCGGTAGACGATAAAGGTAGTTAATGCGCCGCCAATACAGGCGAACATAGGGACAGTTCCAAACAGTAAGAGGTTAGGGTATTGCGCGGCAAGCTCGCCAAACAGAACAATGGCTATCGCAGCACCTAATGCCGCCCCGGAAGACACGCCAATAATGCCCGGATCAGCCAAAGGATTGCGAAATAGCCCCTGCATCACTGCTCCACTGATAGCAAGAATCCCACCCACAGCAATGGCAAGCAACGTTCGCGGCAGGCGCACTTGTTGCACGATCATGGTGATATGGGCAGGCAATCCGTCACTGCTGGCAGGGATCAGTGATTTCATGCTATCCCAAAAACTGATGTTCATCGGTCCGACACTGATGGAAGCAACCATAGCAAGGTATAAAGCGATGGCGGCAACAATACACAGTGATTTGGCTGAAAGCATACGCGCGTCAGTCATCTTAGAGCCTGTCTATTGGGCTGATGTTTGAG encodes the following:
- a CDS encoding heme ABC transporter ATP-binding protein, producing MFAVFNQIKQNQPEQGILYQGQQTVAIQQLSVSLGGRDVLQDIDLTLNRGEFTALLGPNGTGKSTLLKALTGELAAQGQFEVFGQPRDTWPTSTLAKHLGVLPQNSSLSFNFTAREVVALGGIGLTISNTELAQVVQDNMTRTDVLHLAQRAYPTLSGGEKQRVHFARVLTQLHQSGNNKILLLDEPTSALDIHHQHSTLALAQSLAKAGATVVAVLHDLNLAAQYADRLVLLNQGNIVADAPPASALQVDIIEQVYHHRVAVIPHPEYGHPVVIAS
- a CDS encoding FecCD family ABC transporter permease: MTDARMLSAKSLCIVAAIALYLAMVASISVGPMNISFWDSMKSLIPASSDGLPAHITMIVQQVRLPRTLLAIAVGGILAISGAVMQGLFRNPLADPGIIGVSSGAALGAAIAIVLFGELAAQYPNLLLFGTVPMFACIGGALTTFIVYRLGTGSTGTSVTMMLLAGVAISALAGAALGLLNYFADDQALRDLSLWTMGSLAGANPKGLWLAFSTLLILFVVYYRDANKLNAILLGEAEARHMGINVQALKRRLIILAAAGVGVTVALSGMIGFIGLIVPHLARMMIGPNYKSLLPVTLLMGALLLLIADMMARTVVAPLDMPVGIVTALLGAPFFVWLLIKQKGRL